The following are from one region of the Bacillus thuringiensis genome:
- a CDS encoding S-layer homology domain-containing protein codes for MKMKKMILTGVVLAATTLTSLSNVQADTTFKDVPANHWSTKAIYDLTNRKVVQGYGNNIFGFGDNVTRGQVARMIYMYLKPADADASFKNPFTDIKGHLFEKEILALAKAGFVNGFGDGKYGPDDILTREQMAQALTNAFKFKATKTTKFSDVDKNSWSYGAISALEENGVTIGTGGNMYSPKMFVTREAYSQFLYNSINAVEKETKPEPKPETKPGVTPIGIPNALVTDDFFFDRYSIEISSVRERSISKQGQNLVTEVNKKYNANFRYRYVASEIDLYTPNLPRMIDSHGSFSFVGKDEDNFYFMFVVDKSTVELAKNWMHMINPNFTLDKEIDRLVNPNPELKKEIDSFVKNDKDYINRFEKDNHSVELNVSPLQWVKPGESVVTLHPDYYVLGISVQGK; via the coding sequence ATGAAAATGAAAAAAATGATTTTAACAGGTGTAGTACTTGCAGCAACAACTTTAACATCTTTATCAAATGTACAGGCAGATACAACATTTAAAGATGTTCCAGCAAATCACTGGTCTACAAAAGCAATTTATGATTTAACAAATCGTAAAGTAGTGCAAGGGTACGGAAATAATATCTTTGGCTTTGGTGACAATGTAACTCGTGGGCAAGTTGCTCGAATGATTTATATGTACCTAAAACCAGCAGATGCAGATGCTAGCTTCAAAAATCCTTTTACTGATATTAAAGGACATTTGTTTGAAAAAGAAATCTTAGCACTTGCTAAAGCAGGATTTGTAAATGGGTTTGGTGATGGGAAGTATGGTCCAGATGATATTTTAACTCGTGAACAAATGGCACAAGCACTTACAAATGCTTTTAAATTTAAGGCAACGAAAACAACAAAATTTTCAGATGTTGATAAAAATTCTTGGTCTTACGGTGCAATTAGTGCATTAGAGGAAAATGGGGTTACAATTGGTACTGGAGGTAATATGTATTCTCCCAAAATGTTTGTAACACGTGAAGCGTATAGTCAGTTCTTATATAACTCTATTAATGCAGTTGAAAAAGAAACAAAACCAGAGCCAAAGCCAGAGACAAAACCAGGGGTAACGCCAATAGGTATTCCCAATGCGTTAGTGACAGATGATTTTTTCTTTGATAGATATTCAATTGAAATTTCATCTGTAAGAGAGCGATCTATTTCTAAACAAGGTCAAAATCTTGTTACTGAAGTAAATAAGAAATATAATGCGAATTTCAGATATAGATATGTAGCATCAGAAATTGATCTATATACTCCTAATTTGCCAAGAATGATTGACTCTCATGGTTCATTTTCGTTTGTTGGGAAGGATGAAGATAACTTCTATTTCATGTTTGTCGTTGACAAATCAACTGTTGAGTTAGCGAAAAACTGGATGCATATGATAAATCCGAATTTCACTCTTGATAAAGAGATTGATAGATTAGTAAATCCAAATCCAGAATTAAAAAAAGAAATTGATAGTTTTGTAAAAAATGATAAGGATTATATCAATCGTTTTGAAAAAGATAATCATAGCGTAGAATTAAATGTAAGTCCTCTACAGTGGGTAAAACCTGGGGAGTCTGTAGTTACTCTACATCCAGATTACTATGTATTAGGAATTTCTGTACAGGGAAAGTAA
- a CDS encoding type II toxin-antitoxin system antitoxin SocA domain-containing protein, whose amino-acid sequence MLVLCEFCRDMVRYSTKDVSKVTVIRGKQYHYVGKEANCEECKSEIFVPNIHDYNLEQLDHAYRQQEQLVTISEIREVLEKYKIGKRPLSLLLGWGEVTLTRYVNGDIPTKQYSDILKRLGRDQSFMLDILERNKDLITQKAYRVSKEAIAKLQENSDIPSTQTTKIEEVANYLLYKNDDITPLALQKLLYYAQGFCKVFTGTYLFEDDCEVGSHGPVYRVIFNKYKVYQYDNLEVSYVSTNQLTQIEKEILDCVMNTLGCYSGKSLEKMILFDLPWEVAHLELEDNGPGKPIMEKEEIDNCFNTMKQAYNLVTISDIKKYGIKAFDNINNSML is encoded by the coding sequence ATGTTGGTTTTATGTGAGTTTTGTCGAGATATGGTAAGGTATTCTACTAAAGATGTTTCAAAAGTGACAGTCATTAGAGGGAAGCAATATCATTACGTAGGTAAAGAAGCAAATTGCGAGGAGTGTAAATCTGAAATATTTGTTCCTAACATTCATGATTATAATTTAGAACAATTAGATCATGCCTATAGACAACAGGAACAGTTAGTCACTATTTCTGAAATAAGAGAGGTTTTAGAAAAATATAAGATTGGAAAACGTCCATTGTCTTTACTTTTAGGTTGGGGAGAGGTTACCCTAACAAGGTATGTAAATGGAGATATTCCGACAAAGCAGTACTCGGATATATTGAAAAGATTAGGTAGAGATCAATCTTTTATGCTAGATATTTTGGAAAGAAATAAAGATTTAATTACTCAAAAAGCATATAGAGTTTCTAAAGAAGCAATCGCAAAGCTACAGGAAAATAGTGATATCCCTTCTACGCAGACTACGAAAATCGAGGAAGTTGCTAACTATTTGCTATATAAAAATGATGATATTACTCCTTTAGCTCTTCAAAAGCTGTTATACTATGCGCAAGGATTTTGTAAGGTGTTTACTGGAACATATTTATTTGAAGATGATTGTGAAGTAGGAAGTCATGGCCCGGTATATCGAGTTATTTTTAATAAATATAAAGTATATCAGTACGACAATCTTGAAGTTAGTTATGTTAGTACAAATCAATTAACTCAAATAGAAAAGGAAATATTAGACTGTGTAATGAATACTTTAGGTTGTTATAGTGGGAAGAGTTTAGAAAAAATGATTCTATTTGACTTACCATGGGAAGTTGCTCATCTAGAATTAGAAGATAATGGTCCCGGTAAACCTATTATGGAAAAAGAAGAGATAGATAATTGCTTTAATACAATGAAACAGGCATATAATTTAGTTACAATTTCTGATATAAAGAAATATGGCATAAAAGCATTTGATAATATAAACAATTCAATGTTGTAA
- a CDS encoding PLP-dependent aminotransferase family protein yields MPVNSFENYSMSWKPNKELLKRPFYSSIAALLEHDIVNGFLAPGTKLPPQRELADFLDLNFTTITRAYKLCEVKGLIYAITGSGTFVAPNATRSITISTEEIRNCIDLGLVASFEQTNSIVAETIQKVVDKKYLEQLLNYNDPTGLPHQKTAGLNWMKSFGINVDQDHIAIVSGAQNALAITLTALFKPGNRIATDIYTYSNFIELAKMLHIQLVPIQGDEFGMLPSELDKQCSQLDIHGIFLMPSCSNPTTIMISDFRKKELAAIIRKHQIILIEDDIHAFLTAGVISDYEQPMFNLLPEQSVYISGTSKCICSGLRVAYMVFGDALRKDILKAIFNVNVKTSSLDVEVITELVLSGKAHEIVKQKKFLAESANEIYSGYFSSNKAVGHPFSFYRWLPIQNHYDAFQLETDLERNGIRVFHSERFITAQTMPNQYLRVALSSTNSLEELKIGLEILKQYLG; encoded by the coding sequence ATGCCAGTAAATTCATTTGAAAATTACTCTATGTCTTGGAAACCTAATAAGGAACTATTAAAGCGTCCGTTTTATTCCTCTATTGCAGCACTACTTGAACATGATATTGTAAATGGTTTTTTAGCTCCAGGAACAAAATTGCCTCCACAACGAGAATTAGCAGATTTTTTAGATTTAAACTTTACAACAATTACCCGAGCTTACAAACTATGTGAAGTTAAAGGCCTAATTTATGCAATCACAGGGAGTGGAACTTTTGTAGCTCCTAATGCAACTCGTTCCATTACTATTTCTACAGAGGAAATCAGAAACTGCATTGATCTTGGATTAGTAGCATCATTTGAGCAAACTAATAGTATTGTCGCAGAGACTATTCAAAAAGTCGTAGATAAAAAGTATTTAGAGCAACTATTAAATTACAATGATCCAACTGGTCTTCCGCATCAAAAAACGGCAGGTCTCAATTGGATGAAGTCTTTCGGCATTAATGTGGATCAAGACCATATAGCAATAGTTTCGGGGGCACAAAATGCTTTAGCAATTACATTGACAGCGTTGTTTAAACCTGGAAACCGAATTGCAACTGATATATATACCTATTCAAATTTTATCGAATTGGCAAAAATGCTACATATTCAATTAGTACCCATTCAAGGGGATGAATTTGGAATGCTCCCAAGTGAACTCGATAAGCAATGTAGTCAATTAGATATTCATGGTATTTTTTTAATGCCTTCTTGCTCTAATCCTACTACGATTATGATTTCAGATTTTCGAAAAAAAGAGTTAGCAGCAATCATTCGAAAGCATCAAATAATTTTGATTGAGGATGATATTCATGCATTTTTGACAGCAGGGGTTATTTCTGATTATGAGCAACCAATGTTTAATTTACTTCCAGAACAAAGTGTTTATATTAGTGGAACTTCTAAGTGCATTTGTTCAGGGTTAAGGGTTGCTTATATGGTATTCGGGGATGCCTTACGTAAGGATATTTTAAAGGCTATATTTAATGTCAATGTTAAAACATCTTCTTTAGACGTAGAGGTGATAACAGAGCTAGTGTTATCAGGAAAAGCTCATGAAATTGTTAAGCAGAAGAAATTTTTAGCGGAGTCTGCAAACGAAATTTATTCAGGCTATTTTTCTTCCAACAAGGCTGTAGGGCATCCTTTTAGTTTTTACCGTTGGCTACCTATTCAAAATCATTATGATGCATTTCAATTAGAAACAGATTTGGAGAGGAACGGCATTCGGGTTTTTCATTCCGAGCGCTTTATTACCGCACAAACCATGCCTAATCAGTATTTACGAGTTGCTCTATCCTCTACAAACTCATTAGAAGAGTTGAAAATAGGGCTAGAAATACTAAAACAATATCTCGGCTAG
- a CDS encoding helix-turn-helix transcriptional regulator: MGNKMYDPKKNLYKEIASYCGVTERYIRMIDQKERTPSMETARKIAQFFDKSVDDIFFSNKSNFKFFLTALWFKKCGK; the protein is encoded by the coding sequence ATGGGAAATAAAATGTACGATCCGAAAAAAAACTTATATAAAGAAATTGCTAGCTATTGCGGAGTAACTGAACGCTATATTCGAATGATTGATCAAAAAGAAAGAACGCCATCAATGGAGACAGCTAGGAAGATTGCACAGTTTTTTGATAAGAGTGTAGATGATATTTTTTTTAGTAATAAATCGAACTTTAAGTTCTTTTTAACCGCACTTTGGTTTAAAAAGTGTGGAAAGTAG
- a CDS encoding M23 family metallopeptidase, with product MTKFIYPTDTTRVTSGFRGSRPDHHGIDLAEAGYHPIYAAASGQVSRSYFSSSYGECIMIVHTIDGVTWETVYAHMRSGSRTVNEGDYVSQGQTIGVMGNTGDSSGQHLHFELHKGRWNASKSNAVNPLDHLGKAGGGNNTDKPIQPVGLGIAVNKYPNNGGINLYSQPQGGYFTRVIYDKTPYLIIDAAWYENPMICLGNEAWAALEHFDVQWFSAYSKYPPGGGINTYDSPNGNYTGFVDGSVPYRVFGRLNGYIDIGNNAWVKEEHFNVR from the coding sequence ATGACAAAATTTATTTATCCTACAGATACAACGAGAGTAACAAGTGGTTTTAGAGGCAGCAGACCAGATCACCATGGGATAGACCTTGCTGAAGCAGGTTATCACCCTATTTATGCAGCGGCTAGCGGTCAAGTTAGTCGTTCTTATTTTTCATCTAGTTATGGTGAATGTATTATGATTGTGCATACAATTGATGGAGTTACATGGGAAACTGTATACGCTCATATGCGTAGTGGTTCTCGAACAGTAAACGAAGGTGATTATGTTTCACAAGGACAAACTATTGGAGTTATGGGAAACACGGGGGATTCTAGTGGCCAACACTTACATTTTGAATTGCATAAAGGACGTTGGAATGCGAGTAAAAGTAATGCTGTGAATCCGTTAGATCACTTGGGTAAAGCTGGTGGTGGTAACAATACTGATAAACCAATTCAACCAGTAGGTCTGGGGATTGCTGTAAATAAATATCCGAATAATGGAGGGATTAATCTATATAGCCAACCGCAAGGAGGATATTTTACGAGGGTAATTTATGATAAAACACCGTACCTTATTATAGATGCAGCGTGGTATGAAAATCCTATGATTTGTCTAGGAAACGAGGCATGGGCTGCTCTGGAACATTTTGATGTGCAATGGTTTAGTGCTTATTCAAAATATCCCCCAGGCGGTGGTATTAACACATATGATAGTCCTAACGGAAATTATACAGGTTTTGTAGATGGATCTGTTCCATATAGAGTTTTTGGACGACTAAATGGTTATATTGATATTGGAAATAATGCATGGGTAAAAGAAGAACACTTTAATGTGAGATAG
- a CDS encoding peptidoglycan recognition protein family protein: MEIRKKLVDSSKYAIKCPNVMKPEFITVHNTYNNASAENEISYMIGNNNAVSFHVAVDDKEAVQGIPFDRNAWHAGDGNGNGNRKSIGVEICYSLSGGDRYYKAEDNAAIVIAQLMKQFNIPISNVRTHKSWSGKHCPHRMLDEERLDQFIEKVNKVFNNNNNKPIQPVGLGIAVNKYPNNGGINLYSQPQGGYFTRVIYDKTPYLIIDAAWYENPMICLGNEAWAALEHFDVQWFSAYSKYPPGGGINTYDSPNGNYTGFVDGSVPYRILARKDGYLVIGNNAWVKEEHFDVR; encoded by the coding sequence ATGGAGATTAGAAAAAAATTAGTGGATTCAAGTAAATATGCCATAAAATGTCCCAATGTAATGAAGCCAGAATTCATCACAGTACATAATACGTACAATAATGCATCAGCTGAAAATGAAATTTCTTATATGATTGGAAATAATAATGCAGTTTCGTTCCATGTTGCAGTAGATGACAAAGAAGCAGTACAAGGTATTCCGTTTGATCGTAATGCTTGGCATGCTGGTGATGGTAACGGAAATGGTAATCGTAAATCCATCGGAGTGGAAATTTGCTATTCTTTAAGTGGTGGGGATAGATATTATAAGGCGGAAGATAATGCAGCAATTGTTATAGCTCAGTTAATGAAACAATTCAACATTCCAATTAGTAATGTACGTACACATAAATCGTGGAGTGGGAAACATTGTCCACACCGTATGCTTGACGAGGAAAGATTGGATCAATTCATTGAGAAGGTAAATAAAGTATTTAACAACAATAATAATAAACCAATACAGCCAGTAGGTCTGGGGATTGCTGTAAATAAATATCCGAATAATGGAGGGATTAATCTATATAGCCAACCGCAAGGAGGATATTTTACGAGGGTAATTTATGATAAAACACCGTACCTTATTATAGATGCAGCGTGGTATGAAAATCCTATGATTTGTCTAGGAAACGAGGCATGGGCTGCTCTGGAACATTTTGATGTGCAATGGTTTAGTGCTTATTCAAAATATCCCCCAGGCGGTGGTATTAACACATATGATAGTCCTAACGGTAATTATACAGGTTTTGTAGACGGGTCTGTTCCATATAGAATTTTGGCACGAAAAGATGGTTATTTGGTGATTGGAAATAATGCATGGGTAAAAGAAGAACATTTTGATGTGAGATAA
- a CDS encoding ImmA/IrrE family metallo-endopeptidase gives MKFVIRDLVQQLCTKYNTKNPYELADYLKIHVLTWDLHEEINGFYKYEKRNRFIVINTNLSPSMQRTVCAHELGHAVLHTHANTPFLRKNTFFSVDKLEIEANTFAALLLIDQKTIQRGDTKACIAYKNNIPVELLEFYKPC, from the coding sequence TTGAAATTCGTCATTAGAGATCTAGTCCAACAACTTTGCACCAAATACAACACGAAAAACCCCTATGAGCTTGCAGATTACTTAAAAATACATGTACTAACATGGGATTTACATGAAGAAATAAATGGTTTTTATAAATATGAAAAAAGAAATCGTTTCATTGTTATTAATACTAATTTATCTCCATCTATGCAGAGAACTGTTTGTGCCCATGAATTAGGACACGCGGTTCTACATACTCATGCAAATACACCTTTTCTGCGTAAGAATACATTCTTTTCCGTTGATAAATTAGAGATAGAAGCAAATACGTTTGCTGCGCTTTTGTTAATTGACCAAAAGACCATTCAGCGTGGTGATACAAAAGCATGTATAGCATACAAAAATAATATTCCTGTTGAACTTTTGGAATTTTACAAGCCTTGCTAA
- a CDS encoding helix-turn-helix domain-containing protein produces the protein MIGLRIKSLRKKENLTQKQLAEKIGVSQRMIGYYESEERFPPHDVLTKLADCFSVSADYLLGRSVTGEPNEQVTPKDEKDIAKRMEEIKKDLQGEDGLMFSGEPMSQEAVESLLDAMEYIVKQTKVINKKYVPKKYRNPDDN, from the coding sequence GTGATAGGACTTAGAATAAAATCCTTACGAAAAAAAGAGAATTTAACTCAAAAACAACTGGCAGAAAAAATCGGCGTATCCCAAAGAATGATAGGTTACTACGAATCAGAAGAGAGGTTCCCTCCACATGATGTTTTAACTAAATTAGCTGATTGCTTTTCAGTTTCAGCTGACTATTTACTTGGTCGATCTGTTACAGGCGAACCAAACGAACAAGTAACGCCAAAAGATGAGAAAGATATAGCAAAAAGAATGGAAGAAATAAAGAAAGATCTACAAGGCGAAGATGGCTTAATGTTCTCTGGTGAACCTATGAGTCAAGAAGCGGTAGAGTCATTATTAGATGCGATGGAGTACATTGTAAAACAAACAAAAGTAATCAATAAAAAATACGTGCCTAAGAAATATCGTAATCCAGACGATAACTGA
- a CDS encoding DnaD domain protein translates to MGIFRVKKDNNYSVINNTGLKDKRLSWKAKGILAYILTLPDDWVFYREELSQHAKDGINSLRAGMQELKEYGYIRRFPVRDEKNKIVRWETIIYEIPVDDYPPVENPPAGKPVAGNLPVDNHKLLNTNIQSTKELNTNIQNINHIHDNKQSLLSKKLTNEDFKISHQFLMKNRISLSEIAIIELGAFCESLGSELIGEAVNRSIDENVPKWRYVRGILKNWEAKKVKTLKDVAMLDAQFDLGKNKKQFGSGNTNRNEMVPEWLHEKEDIPEEQPIKNNELTIEEERERLKTLLKKYKS, encoded by the coding sequence ATGGGGATTTTCCGAGTAAAAAAAGATAATAATTATTCCGTTATTAATAATACCGGTCTAAAGGATAAGAGGCTTTCTTGGAAGGCGAAAGGAATATTAGCTTACATACTTACACTTCCAGATGATTGGGTGTTTTATAGAGAAGAATTATCGCAACATGCAAAAGACGGTATTAATAGCTTAAGAGCTGGAATGCAGGAATTAAAAGAGTACGGATATATTAGAAGATTTCCTGTTAGAGATGAAAAAAACAAAATTGTTAGATGGGAGACAATTATTTACGAAATCCCAGTGGATGATTATCCACCAGTGGAAAACCCACCTGCTGGAAAACCTGTTGCTGGTAACCTACCGGTGGATAATCACAAGCTACTAAATACTAATATACAAAGTACGAAAGAACTAAATACTAATATACAAAATATAAATCATATTCATGATAATAAACAAAGTTTACTCTCAAAAAAATTAACAAATGAAGATTTTAAAATAAGTCATCAATTTTTGATGAAGAATAGAATTTCATTAAGTGAAATAGCAATTATAGAGCTTGGTGCATTTTGTGAATCATTAGGTAGTGAACTAATTGGGGAAGCAGTAAATAGATCAATTGATGAAAATGTACCAAAGTGGAGATATGTACGTGGGATTCTTAAAAATTGGGAAGCCAAAAAGGTAAAAACACTCAAGGATGTAGCTATGCTAGATGCACAGTTTGATCTTGGTAAGAATAAAAAACAATTTGGGTCAGGGAATACCAATCGAAATGAAATGGTACCAGAATGGTTACATGAAAAAGAAGATATTCCAGAAGAGCAGCCTATAAAAAATAATGAGTTAACTATTGAAGAAGAGCGTGAGAGATTAAAAACTTTATTAAAAAAATATAAATCATAA
- a CDS encoding lysozyme family protein — MSILAASVKTKNLPQQVLRWQSMVESECSAQGVSELVPYVLGIIMVESGGNSETTPDIMQSSESQGWAMNTIKNPKDSIYYGVKHLKGAFDDAKKNGITDLSAIVQSYNFGRAYLRWLASNNKQHSLPVADQYSKTVVAPSLGNTTGAMVKYSQPIAVAYNGGYRYKNGGNFFYSEIVKQYVDFDEAGNNNKPIQPVGLGIAVNKYPNNGGINLYSQPQGGYFTRVIYDKTPYLIIDAAWYENPMICLGNEAWAALEHFDVQWFSAYSKYPPGGGINTYDGPNGNYTGFVDGSAPYRVFGRLNGYIDIGNNTWVKEEHFNVK; from the coding sequence ATGAGTATATTAGCTGCTTCAGTTAAAACAAAGAATCTGCCACAACAAGTGTTACGTTGGCAATCAATGGTAGAAAGTGAATGTTCAGCACAAGGTGTGTCTGAATTAGTTCCCTATGTACTTGGGATTATTATGGTGGAGAGTGGAGGAAACTCTGAAACAACACCTGATATTATGCAGTCCAGTGAATCACAAGGTTGGGCGATGAATACAATTAAAAATCCTAAAGATTCAATTTATTATGGAGTAAAGCATCTAAAAGGAGCTTTTGATGATGCAAAGAAAAATGGCATTACAGATTTAAGTGCCATTGTTCAATCATATAATTTTGGACGAGCTTACCTTCGCTGGTTAGCTTCTAACAATAAACAACATTCATTACCGGTGGCAGATCAGTATTCTAAAACGGTTGTTGCGCCATCACTTGGTAATACAACTGGTGCTATGGTCAAGTATAGTCAGCCTATTGCTGTTGCATATAATGGTGGCTATCGATATAAAAATGGAGGGAATTTCTTCTACTCTGAAATTGTTAAACAATATGTAGATTTTGATGAAGCTGGTAATAACAATAAACCAATACAACCGGTGGGCTTGGGGATTGCTGTAAATAAATATCCGAATAACGGTGGGATTAATCTATATAGCCAACCACAAGGAGGATATTTTACGAGGGTAATTTATGATAAAACACCGTACCTTATTATAGATGCAGCGTGGTATGAAAATCCTATGATTTGTCTAGGAAACGAGGCATGGGCTGCTCTGGAACATTTCGATGTGCAATGGTTTAGTGCTTATTCAAAATATCCACCAGGCGGTGGTATTAACACATATGATGGTCCTAACGGAAATTATACAGGTTTTGTAGATGGATCTGCTCCATATAGAGTTTTTGGACGATTAAATGGTTATATAGATATTGGAAATAATACATGGGTAAAAGAAGAACATTTTAATGTTAAATAA
- the azlC gene encoding azaleucine resistance protein AzlC, giving the protein MKNRNQIRIAFRAAFPYTIPIFAGFVFLGIAYGIYMNSLGFSAIYPILMSLIIFAGSMEFIAANLLLVAFNPIHALFLTLMVNARHLFYGISMLDKYKGTGKKKFYLIFGLCDESFSINSTVDIPKDVDKGWFMFFVTLLNHLYWGIGAAIGGIFGSLVHFNTKGLDFVMTALFVVIFVEQWMREKKHYSALVGLGLSIFSLIIFGGNNFIIPAMIMILLVLTILKKPIENVEEVSV; this is encoded by the coding sequence ATGAAAAATAGAAATCAAATACGAATCGCATTCCGTGCAGCTTTCCCTTATACAATACCTATTTTTGCTGGTTTTGTATTTTTAGGAATTGCTTATGGAATCTACATGAACTCTCTGGGTTTCAGTGCAATATATCCAATTCTAATGAGCTTAATCATATTCGCAGGATCAATGGAATTTATTGCAGCTAATTTATTACTGGTTGCTTTTAATCCAATTCATGCACTTTTTCTTACTTTAATGGTGAATGCACGGCATTTATTTTATGGTATTTCTATGCTAGATAAGTATAAAGGAACTGGAAAGAAAAAGTTTTATCTTATTTTTGGACTATGTGATGAATCTTTTTCTATTAATTCTACTGTTGATATTCCAAAAGATGTTGATAAGGGTTGGTTTATGTTCTTCGTGACACTGCTTAATCATTTGTATTGGGGTATAGGAGCCGCAATTGGTGGTATTTTTGGTTCCCTTGTACACTTCAATACAAAAGGACTAGATTTCGTTATGACAGCACTTTTCGTTGTGATTTTTGTTGAACAGTGGATGAGGGAGAAAAAGCATTATAGCGCTCTTGTAGGACTGGGATTATCGATATTTAGCCTAATTATTTTTGGTGGAAACAATTTCATCATTCCTGCAATGATTATGATTTTATTAGTACTTACTATCCTAAAAAAACCAATAGAAAACGTAGAGGAGGTTTCCGTGTGA
- a CDS encoding branched-chain amino acid transporter permease, translating into MTMSLLQQVITVGIVVLGTMITRFLPFLVFPSDKPTPQYVQYLGRVLPSAVISLLVIYCFKDLNLLSGNHGAPELISVGVVIMLHIWKRQMLLSIAGGTIIYMLLVQLFFN; encoded by the coding sequence GTGACAATGAGTTTACTGCAACAAGTTATAACAGTGGGTATAGTGGTTTTAGGCACAATGATTACAAGGTTCCTTCCCTTCTTAGTGTTCCCATCAGATAAACCTACTCCGCAATATGTCCAGTATCTCGGTAGGGTACTACCTTCAGCTGTCATAAGTCTTTTAGTTATTTATTGTTTTAAGGATCTAAACTTATTATCCGGCAATCATGGTGCTCCAGAATTAATTTCAGTAGGAGTAGTAATAATGCTCCACATATGGAAGAGACAAATGCTTCTCTCCATAGCAGGTGGAACAATTATCTACATGCTGTTAGTACAATTGTTTTTTAATTAA